The Aspergillus flavus chromosome 6, complete sequence nucleotide sequence ATGAAGCTTGCCCTCAAAGTCAACGGCATTTCAAATGATAAGTCTGTCGCTCCGGGCTTGAAGACACGCGTGAATGAGCTGGGAACTTTGATTGCGAACCAGAAGAAGGCTGCACCCGAGAAAGCTGTGCAACGGCCAACGTCGGGTCTTGAGCAGAGTCACCTTTTGCATCAGGCTTAAAGCCTAGTTTCTTTCTACACATTGTCTATGAACTGTATATTACCACTTAGAATCATTTGGAGCTGTATGTTATCTCAATTTGAAAATGAGCTATTTTCTCCTTCGGCAAAATATACCGCTGCGCCTGACATGTTTGGGGTACTTCAGCATCGAAATGGATAGAGGCAATTTAATTCTCCATACAAAAAGTGCAACCGAAATCAGCCGGTAACGTAAGTCATGCAGCCGCGAGGTCAACGCTAAAAACGATCAGATGTTGTTGCGCGAATTCGCGATTTAGCACAACTCTAATGTGTTATCGTCACGGATGCGGCCTTGCGCCGTCAGGGTGGTTTTCTCAAGGACAACGGCAGGGCCGGAAACAGTAATCTGTTGGACAATCATTAGCTTAGTGAAAAGACGTAGCGCAAGTCCATTATAACAGTATCGCATACCTGTCCCTCgttttccttgtcttcagAAACACCGGTGAGAACAATTTCAACGCTACTTAAAGGAGCTCCGAAGTGGTTCTGGCCCTGATAACGCCTATAGTCGAACACGTTCGTCTGAGAGACAGCGCCGGCCACGCCTGGACCAGTCAAGGCGTAGACCACACGAGCCCCAGTAAAGATCTTCAAATCCGTCAACTGTCCGGAGGTAAGGCGAACATTGGGATCGGCGTCCGCACGATGCGAGATACACAAGAGGCGAAGCTTGTCGAGTGAAAGTTCAGCCATCGGTCCAATGTTGGCAACCTGACTGAACATGCCATGAGAAGGCATGACTCCAGCATCTAGCTTTCTCACGTCAAACCAGCGAGCCAGGGAAGAAATGATACCAGAGTGTGGCTCCATGAATTTGTTGTGGTAATCGGACATGGTGCGAGATGAGGCAATAACTACAGTCGGAGATACTCCAACGGTAGCCAATGCGAAGTCGACACTTTCCCCAGCGACAGAGTTCAGTGCAACGGAGGCATTCGAGTACAGAGCAGCCATGACCTGGCATAATGGGTAGGAGCGAGAGAGGGAGTCAGTCGAAAGCACCAGATCACTAGAGTTAAACCGCTCATTACGAGGTAAGGAATAAGTCAAGCCAGCAATGGCCGAGATCAAGTTCTGTCATACTGTCAGCCTTGAACCAGTATAGGATAGGAACTCCCACCTCTGGTTGATACTCGATGAACTCGCCTGGTCCTGTGGCGGATGGCCAAACCGTGGTAAGGGAAGGTGAGGGGCTATTCGGCTCCCAGCTGGGAACATCAAGCCCAGCcaagtccttcttctcttctactACCTCGTGCCAGACAGCAACCTCTAAAGTACCTTTAACGTCACCAGGTACATCATTCCAGTCCATATGCCTACTACCAAGCTTCGCAACCCAGATAACCTGAGAGAGTTGCTCGTTGCTCTTCGCTACAAGAGACAAATCAAGCGCGCCAGCCTCCGCAATCAATACATCTGCCTGAGATTTCTGCAGGAGGGTAGATAGATCCTTAGGGTCAAGGTTGTGAGGAATAAGGATGACCTTAAACCCATAAAAAGCACCGGCTGTATCAGAGCTTCTGTCAGTAAGCAGTCATAGGGCGCACGCAGGTCTAGGAGCTCTAACCGAATATTGAGGCCAAAAGCTCAACCGAGTCTGTAAGACAGACGGCAACTGTTTTAGCCTTGGAGGATTGCAGGCGAGATCCAATGACATTGATCTCTTGCGTTACTTGTTCCAACGACTGCTCTATCGCCCTTCTTCCCAGCACAGTATAGATCTTTCCCTGTTTACCAGATAACTTGCCGTCCTCTGCAGCTCCACGAACAGCAGTTTTCCAGACATCGCGCAAGTCACCTTTTCGTCCAGCGGTCCATTTCGGTGCTCCGGGGTCTTTGACGTTCAGTCCGGACCGAAGGGGAAATCCGTGTGGGGTCTCAAGGCTGCGGTAGGCGGCAGATTCGCCAGGCTGACGGACGGGGAAGGCTGTTGACTGACGGGCCAGCAAGAATGGGTGAATGTCTGGCTCCTTGGACGTAGCAAACGAATAGATGAGAAAGGTGATAATAGTCCCCGCGATGAGAGTCGTGTATATGTTCCAGTCAGCCAGGACGTCAGCGACCAATGTATCTAGCTTGGCCACTAGCGACGTTTCCGAAGCCATTTTTGGTTTACTTATGATCGACAATACGTCGTCATGTAGGATGTGAGATGTACTGAAGAGTGAGGATCCGATTGTTTCCTTATTTCCCTAGTAAGGGCCGGGTTCTAGGCTGCAGTTAGATGGTGACGTGACCACAGCTGAGGGTAGATGTGGAGACATTTCGCGGGTCCGGCGTTTAATACTTCAAAGTTACCGAGCTACCTGAAAACTCCGCGTCAAATGCGCTTGTGGCAGTGGTTGCCAGTGAGCAGGACGCACCGATCATCAAAACAAGCACTGTCCCACCTCAGCGTTCGAAGAGCTCGTCGCGCTGCCCACCACGATATGGTTATGACCATATTTGAACTCATATAACTACTTAACGCATACACAAATGCTCGGGTGACTTTTTTATTCGACAGCGTCACACAGGTAAGTTCGGTAAGTTTAAACACCCCCAATTCAAGGTAAGTTCTCTGGATCTCTTTGTGCAATACTGAGAATATCATACTCACACCTGCGCAGTCtatctcttttttccctttgcttTGTACTTTACGTCTTCGTACACATCAATGGCTTCCCTATCCGCCCCCTCCACCCCTAGGGCAGCATCTTCGCCTGTAGCTACTTCAGACGAGTCTCGAACACCAGGAAAATGGCGACACCCACAGTTGAATGAAATAGTCCGGCGACAGAATGCTGGAACATTTGGAGATAGTAATATCAAAAGAGTTCTGTGGAATGGTGCCGCTCTGCTAGCAACCTGGATCTTTGGCAACACCTTTAAATCCTAGTGAGCAGCGACATGGGAGGTTGATTATGACATGCAGACTAACAATTCCGCTACAGTTCTCTTCGACTCGAAGAGTCCAGCCAGTACTCTACATATCCTGATCTTTCCCTGCTTGTGTTACAACTTATCTTCGTCCTCAATATCCTCGTGGCTCTATACCCTCTCATCCGCCCAAAGGACAACCTCTCCGACATCCCTCTCACTCCTACGCAACGCGCCCTCTTAGGACTTGATCCATCCGCCACAGCACCGCCGACGCCGGGATCTACATACATTACTCCACCCAAATATCGGCTTTCTGGATCGCGGGCAGCAAGTCCGGCCAGCAGAAGTGCATCGCCTTTGTCGACCAGCGCTAGCGCTTCTGGACGTAGGGTATCGTCGGGCGCATTGTTTTCGCCTTCTACTAGTCCATTGCTCCACAAGGCTGTTTCAaatggaggaagagaaaatggGCGGAGACCGAGTTTTGGCTCTCCATCACCTCTCGGTCGAAGCTCACCTTTTCGTGAATCAAGCTTTCGCGAATCAAGCTTCGGATCGAGTATGGGTCCTGCGACTCCGTCGCCAGTAGGGGGGAAGCGTGTCAATCTGGGTCTGAGC carries:
- a CDS encoding nuclear pore complex component-domain-containing protein — translated: MASLSAPSTPRAASSPVATSDESRTPGKWRHPQLNEIVRRQNAGTFGDSNIKRVLWNGAALLATWIFGNTFKSYSLRLEESSQYSTYPDLSLLVLQLIFVLNILVALYPLIRPKDNLSDIPLTPTQRALLGLDPSATAPPTPGSTYITPPKYRLSGSRAASPASRSASPLSTSASASGRRVSSGALFSPSTSPLLHKAVSNGGRENGRRPSFGSPSPLGRSSPFRESSFRESSFGSSMGPATPSPVGGKRVNLGLSNKWLYERSRRLSASNGSL